A window of Apium graveolens cultivar Ventura chromosome 8, ASM990537v1, whole genome shotgun sequence contains these coding sequences:
- the LOC141677966 gene encoding uncharacterized protein LOC141677966: MATKILVAIFLIFTAIFTVFPTSTTSLPFVLFHGISDECSSERLQNFTATLRKWSGAQGSCVEIGNGFLDSFFMPIENQIEIACEKVKSMKELSEGYNLVAESQGNMIGRGLVQTCDGGPPVKNYVALAGPHAGVASPPLCSETQTCVLEADLIKLGVYTKFVQERLAPAGYIKIPTDIQGYMKGCVFLPKLNNEITGQQNSLFKKRFSSLQNLVLIKFEQDQTLIPRETSWFGHYEDGSWDTILPVQQTKLYTEDRIGLRSLDKAGKVKFINVTGDHLQISFSDMQKHVFPYLRAN; the protein is encoded by the exons ATGGCAACCAAGATATTAGTAGCCATCTTTCTCATCTTCACTGCAATTTTTACTGTGTTTCCAACCTCCACAACTTCTCTACCTTTTGTGCTCTTTCATG GCATTTCGGATGAATGTAGTAGCGAGCGACTGCAAAATTTCACAGCAACTTTAAGAAAATGGTCTGGTGCTCAAGGATCTTGCGT AGAAATAGGAAATGGATTTCTGGATTCATTTTTCATGCCAATCGAGAACCAG ATTGAGATTGCTTGCGAAAAGGTGAAAAGCATGAAAGAGCTCAGTGAGGGTTACAACTTAGTTGCAGAGTCCCAG GGTAACATGATTGGACGAGGACTCGTACAGACATGTGATGGAGGACCTCCT GTGAAGAACTACGTAGCATTAGCAGGCCCTCACGCTGGAGTAGCATCCCCACCGCTTTGTAGT GAGACTCAGACGTGTGTTCTCGAAGCTGATTTAATCAAGCTGGGGGTATACACCAAGTTTGTCCAG GAAAGGTTGGCACCTGCTGGTTATATCAAAATCCCAACT GACATTCAGGGCTACATGAAAGGCTGTGTGTTTCTACCGAAGCTTAACAATGAAATCACGGGACAACAAAACTCGTTATTTAAAAAAAGGTTTTCAAGTTTGCAGAATCTGGTGCTCATTAAG TTTGAGCAAGACCAAACATTGATACCAAGGGAGACATCTTGGTTTGGTCACTACGAAGATGGGTCCTGGGACACAATCTTGCCTGTGCAACAG ACAAAACTCTATACTGAAGATAGGATTGGTTTAAGAAGTTTGGACAAGGCTGGAAAGGTGAAATTCATAAACGTAACGGGGGATCATCTTCAAATTTCGTTTAGTGACATGCAGAAACATGTATTTCCTTACTTGAGAGCAAACTAG
- the LOC141677988 gene encoding uncharacterized protein LOC141677988: MLGSPIIVDTDLFALAANLSALAAHRPNICRERPWCTHCNKVGHTKETCWVIHGKPSDWKPRSFNQPSTEQKPRTPNQPRPGNRAFTAAASSSTESYSFSEAQINQLRQLLNPSSTPSAAPEFSNPEKQGYVIGEDDWECEGV, translated from the exons ATGTTGGGATCTCCAATTATTGTTGATACAGATCTATTTGCCCTTGCTGCTAATCTATCTGCTCTTGCTGCTCATCGTCCAAATATTTGTCGAGAACGACCTTGGTGTACTCACTGCAACAAAGTTGGTCACACTAAAGAAACATGTTGGGTAATCCATGGTAAGCCAAGTGACTGGAAACCTCGCTCTTTTAACCAGCCTTCTACTGAACAGAAGCCTCGTACACCCAACCAGCCTCGTCCAGGAAATCGAGCTTTCACTGCTGCTGCCTCCTCCTCAACCGAGTCTTATTCCTTCTCTGAAGCTCAAATAAACCAACTCCGTCAACTGCTCAATCCTTCTTCCACTCCATCAGCTGCACcagaattttctaatcctgaaaAACAAG GATATGTCATCGGGGAAGACGATTGGGAATGCGAAGGCGTGTAG
- the LOC141680001 gene encoding secreted RxLR effector protein 161-like — protein sequence MYQRLVGKLIYLSHTRPDIAFAVSLVSQYMHDPLEKHQEAVYRILRYLKKTPGKGLLFKKNAYRSVEAFTDADWAGSVEDRRSTTGYCTKVWGNLVTWRSKKQSVVARSSAEAELRALAQGICELIWIKRLLKELKMRRTEPLRLFCDNKSAINMAHNPVHHDRTKHVEIDRHFIKEKIEEKELCVVYIPSRLQQADILTKGLPTDSFNELVRKLGMWNLYARA from the coding sequence ATGTACCAACGACTGGTGGGAAAATTGATCTACCTATCTCATACAAGGCCCGACATTGCATTTGCCGTAAGCCTGGTTAGTCAATACATGCATGATCCTCTAGAAAAACACCAGGAAGCTGTATACAGAATTTTGCGGTATCTCAAGAAAACACCAGGGAAAGGATTATTGTTTAAAAAGAATGCATATCGTAGTGTTGAAGCCTTTACAGATGCGGACTGGGCAGGATCAGTTGAAGACAGAAGATCGACAACTGGGTATTGCACTAAAGTCTGGGGGAACCTGGTCACTTGGAGGAGTAAGAAACAATCAGTGGTAGCTCGTAGCAGTGCTGAAGCAGAACTTAGAGCTCTTGCTCAAGGTATATGCGAGTTGATTTGGATTAAACGCTTACTTAAGGAGTTGAAAATGCGAAGAACTGAGCCACTGAGACTGTTCTGTGACAACAAATCAGCAATTAACATGGCACATAATCCGGTTCATCATGACAGAACGAAGCACGTTGAAATAGATAGACACTTCATCAAAGAAAAGATCGAAGAAAAAGAATTATGTGTTGTGTATATTCCGAGCAGATTACAACAGGCTGATATATTGACGAAGGGTTTGCCAACAGACAGTTTTAATGAATTAGTTCGCAAGCTGGGCATGTGGAATCTCTATGCACGAGCTTGA